The following are from one region of the Gryllotalpicola protaetiae genome:
- the crcB gene encoding fluoride efflux transporter CrcB, which produces MVALLVAVAGGVGAVSRFVLDGVIRSRVASLVPAGTFVINVSGSLLLGFVTGLVLVGAEPTDFRVVLGTGFLGGYTTFSTAMIETVRLLQQRRWVAAGVNGIAMLLLGLGAAVLGVFLGTLF; this is translated from the coding sequence ATCGTCGCCCTCCTCGTCGCCGTCGCGGGCGGCGTCGGCGCGGTGTCGCGCTTCGTTCTCGACGGGGTGATCCGCTCGCGCGTCGCCTCGCTCGTGCCAGCGGGCACCTTCGTCATCAACGTGTCGGGCTCGCTGCTGCTCGGGTTCGTCACGGGGCTCGTGCTGGTCGGCGCCGAGCCCACAGACTTCCGGGTCGTGCTCGGCACCGGGTTCCTCGGCGGCTACACGACCTTCTCGACCGCGATGATCGAGACCGTGCGCCTGCTGCAGCAGCGCCGCTGGGTCGCGGCTGGGGTGAACGGCATCGCGATGCTGCTGCTCGGTCTCGGCGCGGCGGTGCTCGGCGTCTTCCTCGGCACCCTGTTCTAG
- a CDS encoding fluoride efflux transporter FluC: MPDSPLHLRPLPVLLVFVGGAVGTVSRYLLGLVIPSLNGFPLPTFLVNLVGAFTLGVLLEGLLRGGNDVGWRQRVRLLCGPGFLGGFTTYSSLSVETVLLTENGQYVMGGGYAVASLVLGVGAAAAGVWVAANVFRVPTVIPGSEHSTITSTRTLHLAQPARSSAPEPAGSWVDPDAEQLDDDSEGGLR, encoded by the coding sequence ATGCCTGACTCGCCCCTGCACCTGCGCCCGCTGCCCGTCCTGCTCGTGTTCGTGGGCGGTGCCGTGGGAACGGTCTCGCGCTACCTGCTCGGCCTCGTCATTCCGAGCCTGAACGGATTCCCGCTGCCGACCTTCCTCGTCAACCTCGTCGGCGCGTTCACCTTGGGTGTGCTGCTCGAGGGGCTGCTGCGCGGCGGCAACGACGTCGGCTGGCGACAGCGCGTCCGCCTGCTGTGCGGGCCCGGCTTCCTCGGCGGCTTCACCACCTACAGCTCGCTGAGCGTCGAGACCGTGCTGCTGACCGAGAACGGGCAGTACGTCATGGGCGGCGGCTACGCCGTCGCCTCGCTGGTGCTCGGTGTCGGGGCCGCGGCTGCCGGCGTCTGGGTCGCAGCGAACGTGTTCCGGGTGCCCACGGTGATCCCCGGCTCAGAGCACTCCACCATCACCTCGACCCGAACCCTGCACCTCGCGCAGCCCGCGCGCAGCAGCGCACCCGAACCCGCTGGATCGTGGGTCGACCCCGATGCCGAACAGCTCGATGACGACTCCGAGGGAGGCCTCAGGTGA
- a CDS encoding universal stress protein: protein MRNARSGPVVVGVSAGTPDRVLDEAVSIARDLRVPLACVYVDESRVPIGETPDGTVVTAPVAAAGHNERPAERLAPALATISARIVERAVSANVTVTHHTLAGDPVTAIARFAVDRDARLIVVGTRQPGVRASLSLLLAGPVASRLARRQPVPVLVVPLHDRTPLPAAARDEKVDAETDVPDPADVLFGEGHA, encoded by the coding sequence ATGCGCAATGCTCGCTCTGGTCCGGTGGTGGTCGGCGTCTCGGCCGGCACCCCCGACCGGGTGCTCGATGAGGCTGTGTCGATCGCCCGCGATCTGCGTGTGCCGCTCGCCTGCGTCTACGTCGACGAGTCGCGGGTGCCGATCGGCGAGACGCCGGACGGCACCGTGGTGACCGCGCCGGTCGCCGCGGCCGGGCACAACGAGCGGCCGGCCGAGCGGCTCGCGCCGGCGCTCGCGACCATCTCGGCGCGCATCGTCGAGCGCGCGGTCAGCGCGAACGTGACCGTCACCCACCACACCCTCGCCGGCGACCCCGTGACAGCGATCGCGCGCTTCGCCGTCGATCGCGACGCGCGTCTGATCGTGGTCGGCACCCGCCAGCCCGGGGTGCGTGCCTCGCTCTCGCTGCTGCTCGCGGGGCCGGTCGCGTCGCGGCTCGCCCGCCGCCAGCCCGTGCCCGTGCTCGTGGTGCCGCTGCACGACCGCACGCCGCTTCCGGCTGCCGCTCGCGACGAGAAGGTGGATGCCGAGACCGACGTTCCCGACCCGGCCGACGTGCTCTTCGGGGAGGGTCATGCCTGA
- a CDS encoding HAD hydrolase-like protein — protein MSLHESPTGSEVVRSWSCVLFDLDGTLTDSAPGITRSLERMFEAIGRPVHSEDELMAYVGPPLVTTLRAREDFTAAEADHALAVYRGFAEESDLVDNAVFPGILGLLQSLQADGVPTATATSKPTGRARRILDHFGLTEYLTFVGGASDDETRAEKAEVIAYTLAELEKLGVDTSRPVMVGDRFYDVEGASANDVPTIMVEWGYGSPAEAKGAMAVVHSVDQLRSLLLGQALAA, from the coding sequence ATGTCACTCCACGAATCGCCCACGGGCTCAGAGGTCGTCCGCAGCTGGAGCTGCGTGCTCTTCGACCTCGACGGAACGCTGACGGATTCCGCGCCGGGCATCACGCGCTCGCTCGAGCGCATGTTCGAGGCCATCGGCCGACCGGTCCACTCCGAGGACGAGCTGATGGCCTATGTGGGGCCGCCGCTCGTCACCACCCTGCGGGCACGTGAGGACTTCACCGCAGCCGAGGCCGACCACGCGCTCGCCGTGTACCGCGGCTTCGCCGAGGAATCCGACCTCGTCGACAACGCCGTCTTCCCCGGCATCCTGGGGCTGCTGCAGTCGCTGCAGGCCGACGGAGTGCCGACGGCGACCGCGACCAGCAAGCCGACCGGCCGCGCGCGGCGCATCCTCGATCACTTCGGCCTCACCGAGTACCTCACGTTCGTCGGCGGCGCGAGCGACGACGAGACCCGTGCCGAGAAGGCCGAGGTGATCGCCTACACGCTCGCCGAGCTCGAGAAGCTCGGCGTCGACACCTCCCGCCCGGTCATGGTCGGCGACCGCTTCTACGACGTCGAGGGCGCGAGCGCCAACGACGTGCCGACGATCATGGTCGAGTGGGGCTACGGCTCGCCTGCCGAGGCGAAGGGCGCCATGGCCGTCGTGCACTCCGTCGACCAGCTGCGCTCGCTGCTGCTCGGGCAGGCGCTCGCGGCGTAG
- a CDS encoding cell wall-binding repeat-containing protein, translating to MRSPHLSRLALVMAFAAALATAAAVGSPATARAASIDCASTGSTPSRAVQDACDDHAMGSSLLTAAAPAAPVSGPRLRSLAATPAASASPSGSLIKGFDVSGYQGANPDFTGLAAKGYKFVFIKANEATGVYNDYFTQQWVDAGAAGLIRGVYDFARPDLDSGPTEAQAFYTNGASLAAGAAGTLPPVVDLEQPAAGKPDCSNLSQSGMVSWISSYISTLTGLTGRQPLIYSNAGWWSECTGNTTAFVGTAKLWIANWVSGVTSPAPFPGWASWTFWQYSDALTDNPTGGDVDVFNSTALSDLVATARYDRIAGPDRFASSVEASETFSPGGTVYLANGENFPDALSAGAAAGKDGAPVLLADTDQITAMVADRLTALKPAKIVVIGGTASISDTLKSSLTQYTQSGNSSSVVRESGADRFDTSAAVAQASFAPGVGTVYIASGMTFPDALSASAAAAAPSTAGPLLLVTPDLIPQSVRDVLTQLQPRSITVVGGSAAISEDVYEQLSALTTGAVTRLAGDDRFGTGEQIVTTEFRPGVPIAYVASGLNFPDALVGAPLAALSGSPVLMATPTAVPGATADALTALRPQKIIVLGGANSISPQVQAQLQSYVAG from the coding sequence GTGCGCTCACCCCATCTCAGCCGCCTGGCGCTAGTCATGGCGTTCGCCGCCGCGCTCGCGACCGCCGCAGCCGTCGGATCGCCCGCCACTGCGCGCGCGGCTTCGATCGACTGCGCGTCGACCGGGTCCACACCGTCGCGCGCCGTGCAGGACGCCTGCGACGACCACGCCATGGGGTCCTCCCTGTTGACGGCGGCCGCGCCGGCGGCACCGGTGAGCGGCCCCCGGCTTCGCTCGCTCGCGGCGACTCCCGCAGCCTCGGCGAGTCCGTCCGGCAGTCTCATCAAGGGCTTCGACGTGAGCGGATACCAGGGCGCGAACCCGGACTTCACGGGCCTCGCCGCCAAGGGCTACAAGTTCGTGTTCATCAAGGCGAACGAGGCCACTGGGGTCTACAACGACTACTTCACCCAGCAGTGGGTCGACGCCGGGGCCGCGGGATTGATCCGTGGGGTCTACGACTTCGCACGCCCAGACCTCGACAGCGGGCCGACGGAGGCGCAAGCGTTCTACACGAACGGCGCCTCGCTGGCGGCCGGCGCCGCGGGAACCCTGCCTCCCGTCGTCGATCTCGAGCAGCCGGCTGCCGGCAAGCCGGACTGCTCGAACCTGAGCCAGAGCGGCATGGTGTCGTGGATCTCCTCCTACATCTCGACCCTCACCGGCCTCACTGGGCGCCAGCCGCTCATCTACTCGAACGCCGGCTGGTGGAGCGAGTGCACTGGGAACACCACGGCGTTCGTCGGCACCGCGAAGCTGTGGATCGCGAACTGGGTCAGCGGCGTGACGAGCCCGGCACCGTTCCCAGGCTGGGCCAGCTGGACGTTCTGGCAGTACAGCGACGCCCTCACCGACAACCCCACGGGCGGCGACGTCGACGTGTTCAACAGCACCGCGCTCAGCGATCTCGTGGCCACCGCGCGCTACGACCGCATCGCGGGCCCCGACCGCTTCGCGTCGAGCGTCGAGGCGTCCGAGACCTTCTCGCCCGGGGGAACCGTGTACCTCGCCAACGGCGAGAACTTCCCCGACGCCCTCTCAGCGGGCGCCGCGGCGGGGAAGGACGGCGCCCCGGTCCTCCTCGCCGACACGGACCAGATCACGGCGATGGTCGCCGATCGGCTCACAGCGCTCAAGCCCGCGAAGATCGTCGTGATCGGCGGAACCGCATCGATCAGCGACACCCTCAAGAGCAGCCTCACGCAGTACACGCAGTCGGGGAACAGCAGCAGCGTCGTGCGGGAGTCGGGCGCCGACCGCTTCGACACGAGCGCCGCCGTCGCGCAGGCGAGCTTCGCCCCTGGCGTGGGCACCGTGTACATCGCCTCGGGCATGACCTTCCCCGACGCTCTGTCCGCGTCGGCCGCCGCTGCCGCCCCGAGCACGGCAGGGCCGCTGCTGCTCGTCACGCCGGATCTCATCCCGCAGTCGGTGCGCGACGTCCTGACTCAGCTTCAGCCGCGCTCGATCACGGTGGTCGGCGGCTCTGCCGCCATCAGCGAGGACGTCTACGAACAGCTGAGCGCTCTGACGACCGGCGCGGTGACCCGGCTTGCCGGCGACGACCGCTTCGGCACCGGCGAGCAGATCGTCACCACCGAGTTCAGGCCCGGCGTCCCGATCGCCTATGTGGCCTCCGGCTTGAACTTCCCCGACGCCCTCGTCGGCGCGCCGCTCGCAGCGCTCTCGGGCTCGCCGGTGTTGATGGCGACCCCCACCGCTGTGCCCGGCGCGACCGCGGACGCGCTCACGGCGCTGCGACCGCAGAAGATCATCGTGCTCGGCGGCGCGAACTCGATCTCGCCGCAGGTGCAGGCGCAGCTGCAGAGCTACGTCGCCGGCTGA
- the nucS gene encoding endonuclease NucS produces MRLVIATCSVEYAGRLSAHLPLATRLLMVKADGSLLVHSDGGSYKPLNWMSPPCTLTLAEPTDEQASAGVTQVWTVAANKTDDKLIVSIHEVQHDSAHELGVDPGLVKDGVEAHLQKLLAEQIGLLGDGHTLVRREYMTAIGPVDILARDASGRSVAVELKRRGDIDGVEQLTRYLELMNRDPHLAPVTGVFAAQEIKPQARTLAEDRGIRCLVLDYETMKGVDSGVPTLF; encoded by the coding sequence GTGCGTTTGGTGATCGCGACCTGTTCCGTCGAATATGCAGGGCGACTCTCGGCCCACCTTCCGCTCGCGACCCGGCTGCTCATGGTGAAGGCCGACGGCTCTCTGCTGGTGCACTCCGACGGCGGCTCGTACAAGCCGCTCAACTGGATGAGCCCGCCGTGCACGCTGACGCTCGCCGAGCCGACCGACGAGCAGGCCTCGGCCGGTGTCACTCAGGTCTGGACGGTCGCCGCCAACAAGACCGACGACAAGCTGATCGTGTCGATCCACGAGGTGCAGCACGACAGCGCGCACGAGCTCGGCGTCGACCCCGGCCTCGTGAAGGACGGCGTCGAGGCGCACCTGCAGAAGCTGCTCGCCGAGCAGATCGGGCTGCTCGGCGACGGCCACACGCTAGTGCGGCGCGAATACATGACGGCGATCGGGCCGGTCGACATCCTGGCGAGGGATGCTTCAGGCCGATCCGTCGCCGTCGAACTGAAGCGTCGTGGCGACATCGACGGCGTCGAGCAGCTGACCCGCTACCTCGAGCTGATGAACCGCGACCCGCACCTCGCGCCTGTGACGGGCGTCTTCGCCGCTCAGGAGATCAAGCCGCAGGCCCGCACGCTGGCGGAAGACCGCGGCATCCGCTGCCTCGTGCTCGACTACGAGACGATGAAGGGCGTCGACTCGGGCGTGCCGACCCTGTTCTGA
- a CDS encoding VOC family protein — protein MSIYVSVPVADVERSTRFFTAIGWSVDERFSSEHGTGFVIADGQYLMVVEREFFAGMVKSGKTLGDPAKVALAAIAFDLPSREAVEELVARAAAAGATLDEPDDYGFMYQHGFDDPDGNHFEPMWADPSA, from the coding sequence GTGAGCATCTATGTGAGCGTGCCTGTTGCCGACGTCGAGCGTTCGACGCGGTTCTTCACGGCGATCGGCTGGAGCGTCGACGAGCGCTTCAGCAGCGAGCACGGCACGGGCTTCGTCATCGCCGACGGCCAGTACCTGATGGTGGTCGAGCGCGAGTTCTTCGCGGGAATGGTCAAGAGCGGGAAGACACTCGGCGACCCGGCGAAGGTCGCGCTCGCCGCGATCGCGTTCGACCTGCCGAGCCGCGAGGCGGTCGAGGAGCTCGTCGCGCGCGCCGCAGCAGCCGGGGCGACGCTCGATGAGCCCGACGACTACGGGTTCATGTACCAGCACGGCTTCGACGACCCCGACGGGAACCACTTCGAGCCGATGTGGGCCGACCCCTCGGCCTAG
- a CDS encoding FAD-dependent monooxygenase, with protein MTTVLIVGAGPTGLTLAVELARRGVPFRLIEAAEGPQRGSRGKGVQPRTIEVFESLGVADRVISNGRFAMPMRMVAPDGTETVRSGEPPELRGRPDVPYTTSLITPEWRIEEALRDRLAQLGGVVEFGAALTAFEQTDSGVTATIDKAGVDETVAVDWLVGADGGHSVVRKHSRIAFEGETREEVRMLVADVAVDGLDRDAWYMWSSAEGPVTLCPLPSTTIFQYQAGVGPGQKSVELSLANLQETLERRTGRTDLRLHEPEWATLWRANIRLVTSYRDRRVFLAGDAAHIHSPAGGQGMNTGIQDAYNLGWKLAAVAAGAAPALLDSYEAERRPVAAGVLTLSNARLAQAITDNALVGKRDASTLQLDVGYRGSALARDDRGDDDTLRAGDRAPDATELRTVDGTRRLFDLTREGAFTLIAFGAAPELAATPAGLRMLRVVAEPNGPGELADTAGNLAAAYGPTDRTLVLIRPDGYIGLISDAGDAASASAYLTGIGAGSFA; from the coding sequence GTGACAACCGTGTTGATCGTCGGGGCCGGCCCGACCGGCCTGACGCTGGCAGTCGAATTGGCGCGGCGGGGCGTTCCGTTCCGCCTGATCGAGGCGGCCGAGGGCCCGCAGCGCGGCTCGCGCGGCAAGGGCGTCCAGCCCCGCACGATCGAAGTGTTCGAAAGCCTTGGCGTTGCGGACCGAGTCATCTCCAACGGGCGCTTCGCAATGCCGATGCGCATGGTCGCACCCGACGGCACCGAGACCGTGCGCAGCGGCGAGCCGCCCGAGCTGCGCGGGCGCCCTGACGTCCCCTACACAACCAGCCTCATCACGCCCGAGTGGCGTATCGAAGAGGCCCTGCGTGATCGACTCGCACAGCTCGGCGGCGTCGTTGAATTCGGCGCCGCGCTCACAGCGTTCGAGCAGACGGATTCCGGGGTGACGGCCACCATCGACAAGGCGGGCGTCGACGAGACGGTCGCCGTCGACTGGCTGGTCGGCGCCGACGGCGGCCACAGCGTGGTACGCAAGCATTCGCGTATCGCCTTCGAGGGTGAGACCCGCGAAGAGGTACGGATGCTCGTGGCCGACGTCGCCGTCGACGGGCTCGACCGCGACGCGTGGTACATGTGGAGCAGCGCCGAGGGACCGGTCACGCTCTGCCCGCTGCCGTCCACCACCATCTTCCAGTACCAGGCGGGCGTCGGGCCGGGGCAGAAGAGCGTCGAACTGAGCCTCGCGAACCTGCAGGAGACCCTCGAGCGGCGCACCGGCCGCACAGACCTGCGCTTGCACGAGCCCGAGTGGGCGACGCTCTGGCGTGCGAACATCCGCCTCGTCACGAGTTATCGCGACCGCAGGGTGTTCCTCGCCGGCGACGCGGCGCACATCCACTCCCCCGCGGGCGGCCAGGGAATGAACACCGGCATCCAGGATGCGTACAACCTCGGCTGGAAGCTCGCGGCCGTGGCAGCGGGTGCCGCACCTGCGCTCCTCGACAGCTACGAGGCCGAACGTCGGCCTGTCGCCGCTGGCGTGCTCACGCTTTCGAACGCGCGGCTCGCGCAGGCGATCACAGACAACGCTCTCGTCGGCAAGCGGGACGCCAGCACACTGCAGCTCGACGTCGGTTACCGCGGCTCGGCGCTCGCCCGCGACGATCGCGGCGATGACGACACGCTGCGCGCAGGCGACCGTGCGCCCGACGCCACGGAGCTGAGGACCGTCGACGGCACGCGGCGGCTGTTCGACCTGACCCGCGAAGGCGCGTTCACCCTGATCGCCTTCGGCGCTGCGCCTGAGCTCGCGGCGACGCCCGCCGGTCTCAGAATGCTGCGCGTGGTCGCCGAGCCGAACGGCCCCGGTGAGCTCGCCGACACCGCCGGCAACTTGGCCGCCGCCTACGGCCCGACCGATCGCACGCTCGTGCTGATCCGCCCCGACGGCTACATCGGGCTGATCTCCGATGCGGGCGATGCCGCCTCCGCCTCCGCCTATCTGACCGGGATCGGAGCCGGCTCGTTCGCCTGA
- a CDS encoding TetR/AcrR family transcriptional regulator produces the protein MDASPEPSRQRRRGAALEFALLEAAWDELVAMGFAKLTMESVAARASTGVAVLYRRWANKDELVLAALEHYRAGHTVDLPDTGSLRGDLIAALTGMSSSRSAFFAIAASTVFAGLAADTGLTPTQVRDRVFGEQRLVRMRSIYERAQRRGELDLERIPAAVLAMPFDLVRHDLLMDLKPLKPARIRSIVDELFLPLLKQYR, from the coding sequence ATGGATGCTTCGCCCGAACCCTCGCGCCAGCGTCGACGCGGTGCAGCACTTGAGTTCGCGCTGCTCGAAGCGGCGTGGGATGAGCTCGTGGCGATGGGCTTCGCGAAGCTGACGATGGAGTCGGTGGCGGCGCGTGCGAGCACCGGCGTCGCCGTCCTGTACCGGCGCTGGGCGAACAAAGACGAACTGGTGCTCGCGGCCCTCGAGCACTACCGCGCGGGCCACACAGTCGACCTTCCCGACACCGGCAGTCTGCGCGGTGATCTGATCGCGGCGCTCACCGGCATGTCGAGCTCGCGCTCGGCATTCTTCGCGATCGCCGCGTCCACGGTGTTCGCCGGGCTGGCTGCCGACACCGGTCTCACGCCGACGCAGGTCCGTGATCGTGTGTTCGGCGAGCAGCGGCTCGTGCGCATGCGATCGATCTACGAGCGCGCGCAGAGGCGGGGCGAACTCGACCTCGAGAGGATCCCCGCGGCCGTGCTCGCGATGCCGTTCGACCTGGTGCGCCACGACCTGCTGATGGACCTCAAGCCCCTGAAGCCTGCACGTATCCGGTCGATCGTCGACGAGCTCTTCCTGCCGCTGCTGAAGCAGTACCGGTAG
- a CDS encoding MFS transporter, with protein MSTTASRTRPAVSPELRRWRNAIFVIFALSGVLLASFAARLPAARDALGIDPGQVGLLIVCISLGAILGLVVAPPVAHLLGARAGMAWALVIGSIGLALAGLGATLWGNIAVTVVGLILLGLGNGAVDVMMNVSGATVERRIGRTLMPFMHACFSIGTVLGALAGAGAAAADVPTWLHLGVVSVVLIVVAVIAVRFVPVAPGEVAGQAAPAEASASLPSLSAGARFRRSVVERIVVWRDLTLVLIGVVMLGMAFAEGSANDWIALASVDDHGTTKAQGALVLDVFLVAMTLGRIAGGPLVDRLGRVWAIRITASLGVVGLLLFILGGDPAVFVTGAVLWGLGASLGFPLGMSAAADDERNATTRVAAVAMIGYLAFLGGPPFIGFLADHVGILHALFVVLALVVAAFFCAPALKHRSYVQTEATAHGR; from the coding sequence GTGAGCACCACCGCTTCCCGCACTCGACCCGCCGTCTCGCCTGAGCTGCGCAGGTGGCGCAACGCGATCTTCGTGATCTTCGCGCTCAGCGGTGTGCTGCTCGCGAGCTTCGCGGCGCGTCTGCCTGCGGCTCGCGATGCGCTCGGCATCGATCCGGGCCAGGTCGGGCTGCTCATCGTGTGCATCTCGCTCGGCGCGATCCTCGGCCTCGTCGTGGCGCCACCCGTCGCGCATCTCCTCGGCGCACGTGCCGGCATGGCCTGGGCGCTCGTCATCGGCTCGATCGGACTCGCGCTGGCGGGCCTCGGCGCCACGCTGTGGGGGAACATCGCGGTCACGGTCGTCGGCCTGATCCTGCTCGGTCTCGGCAATGGAGCCGTCGACGTGATGATGAACGTCTCGGGCGCGACGGTCGAGCGGCGCATCGGCCGCACTCTGATGCCGTTCATGCACGCGTGCTTCTCGATCGGCACCGTGCTCGGCGCGCTGGCCGGAGCCGGCGCGGCGGCGGCCGACGTGCCGACGTGGCTGCACCTCGGCGTCGTGAGCGTCGTGCTGATCGTCGTCGCCGTGATCGCGGTGCGCTTCGTGCCCGTCGCGCCGGGCGAGGTCGCAGGTCAGGCGGCGCCGGCCGAGGCATCCGCTTCTCTCCCCTCGCTCAGCGCGGGCGCACGGTTCCGCCGCTCGGTCGTCGAGCGCATCGTCGTCTGGCGCGACCTCACCCTGGTGCTCATCGGCGTCGTTATGCTCGGCATGGCGTTCGCCGAGGGCTCGGCGAACGACTGGATCGCGCTCGCGTCCGTCGACGACCACGGCACGACCAAGGCTCAGGGCGCACTCGTGCTCGACGTCTTCCTCGTCGCGATGACGCTCGGCCGCATCGCGGGCGGCCCCCTCGTGGACCGGCTCGGCCGGGTCTGGGCGATCCGCATCACGGCGAGCCTCGGGGTCGTCGGGCTGCTGCTGTTCATCCTCGGTGGCGACCCGGCGGTCTTCGTCACCGGCGCGGTGCTCTGGGGCCTCGGCGCCTCTCTCGGATTCCCGCTCGGCATGTCGGCGGCGGCCGACGACGAGCGCAACGCAACCACGCGCGTCGCGGCCGTCGCGATGATCGGCTATCTCGCGTTCCTCGGCGGGCCGCCGTTCATCGGGTTCCTCGCCGACCACGTGGGCATCCTGCACGCGCTGTTCGTAGTGCTCGCGCTCGTGGTTGCCGCGTTCTTCTGCGCTCCCGCACTGAAGCACCGCAGCTACGTCCAGACCGAGGCGACCGCGCACGGCCGTTGA
- a CDS encoding LacI family DNA-binding transcriptional regulator produces the protein MTAVDNSVEHRPTLAAVAARAGVSASTASLAFSGTGPVSDATRERVLQAARELNYAGPDPRARSLRRGRSGIVGVVLEERVRDAFRDPIKIATLDGISEEIGSVEAGLLVLTEVAGEVGGIEATPVTLSDAPLDAAVLMGCSPRFEESIATLRARGVPVVAIEGNPGDEDVVMILQDNREATRLGAEHLKRLGHERVAIVALSLDREHLRAPVTPARVAAGTSATTLERLAGAWDVFPDAPAHTGAGSYVEEGRLVGLELLSAPASARPTAIIAQSDLLAAGVIRAAEELGISVPEQLSVIGFDGVKVDGLWPYDLTTLVQPAAEKGRAAGRAIKAMLAGEDVETQLFTAEFHEGNTTAKPAR, from the coding sequence GTGACCGCCGTCGACAACTCCGTGGAGCATCGCCCCACGCTCGCCGCCGTCGCGGCGCGCGCAGGCGTCAGCGCCTCCACTGCGTCGCTCGCCTTCAGCGGCACGGGTCCCGTCTCCGACGCGACGCGAGAGCGTGTGCTGCAGGCCGCCCGCGAGCTGAACTACGCCGGCCCGGACCCGCGTGCCCGCTCGCTGCGCCGCGGCCGCAGCGGCATCGTCGGGGTGGTGCTCGAAGAGCGCGTGCGCGACGCCTTCCGCGACCCGATCAAGATCGCGACCCTCGACGGCATCTCCGAAGAGATCGGCTCGGTCGAGGCCGGTCTGCTCGTGCTCACCGAGGTGGCCGGCGAGGTCGGCGGCATCGAGGCGACCCCTGTCACCCTGAGTGACGCCCCGCTCGACGCGGCCGTGCTGATGGGCTGCAGCCCGCGCTTCGAGGAATCCATCGCCACCCTGCGCGCGCGGGGTGTGCCCGTCGTCGCGATCGAGGGCAACCCGGGCGACGAAGACGTCGTCATGATCCTGCAGGACAACCGCGAGGCGACCCGCCTGGGCGCCGAGCACCTTAAGAGGCTCGGCCACGAGCGGGTCGCTATCGTCGCGCTGTCGCTCGACCGCGAGCACCTGCGCGCGCCCGTGACGCCGGCGCGCGTGGCCGCGGGCACGAGCGCGACGACGCTCGAGCGGCTCGCCGGAGCGTGGGACGTGTTCCCCGACGCGCCCGCCCACACGGGCGCGGGCTCGTACGTCGAAGAGGGGCGACTCGTCGGGCTCGAGCTGCTTTCGGCGCCGGCATCCGCCCGCCCCACCGCGATCATCGCGCAGAGCGATCTGCTCGCAGCCGGGGTGATCCGCGCGGCCGAAGAGCTGGGCATCTCGGTGCCCGAGCAGCTCTCGGTCATCGGGTTCGACGGGGTGAAGGTCGACGGACTGTGGCCGTACGACCTGACGACGCTCGTGCAGCCCGCCGCCGAGAAGGGTCGTGCGGCCGGCCGCGCGATCAAGGCGATGCTCGCCGGCGAAGACGTCGAGACCCAGCTGTTCACGGCCGAGTTCCACGAGGGCAACACGACGGCGAAGCCCGCGCGCTAG